A genomic region of Bacteroidetes bacterium GWF2_43_63 contains the following coding sequences:
- a CDS encoding tyrosine phenol-lyase codes for MNLPYAEPYKIKMVESIHISTREEREKWISEAHFNLFNLRSEQVFVDLLTDSGTGAMSDRQWGAIMTGDESYAGSRSYYRLKDTIHEILGFPYFMPTHQGRAAENVLFSALVKEGDIVPGNSHFDTTKGHIEFRKAHAIDCTIDEAFDTENLHPFKGNVDINKLKKVFEMHPHDKIPFIIVTVTNNTAGGQPVSLENLRAVKEFAKSVNKPVLFDSARYAENAYFIKVRENACASMSIREIVREMYKCADMMTMSSKKDAIVNIGGFIAMNSEELWQKVSVFNIMFEGYVTYGGMAGRDMEALAVGLAEGTDFEYLKSRISQVEYLGNQLIEYGIPIQKPIGGHAVFIDALKFLPALPREQYVAQTLAIELYLEAGVRGVEIGTLLADRDPETRLDRFPALELVRLALPRRTYTNNHMDVVAAALKNLWDRRNGITKGLKIDYEAPIMRHFTVKMSRV; via the coding sequence ATGAACTTACCATACGCAGAACCGTATAAAATCAAAATGGTTGAATCCATCCATATCAGCACCCGCGAAGAACGCGAGAAATGGATTTCCGAAGCACATTTCAACTTGTTTAATCTCCGTAGTGAACAGGTTTTTGTCGACTTGCTCACCGACAGCGGAACCGGCGCCATGAGCGACCGCCAGTGGGGCGCCATTATGACCGGCGACGAAAGTTATGCAGGAAGCCGCTCGTATTATCGTCTGAAGGATACCATTCACGAAATACTTGGATTTCCTTATTTTATGCCAACCCATCAGGGACGTGCTGCCGAAAATGTTTTGTTTTCAGCATTGGTAAAAGAAGGTGATATTGTTCCCGGGAACTCGCATTTCGACACAACAAAGGGACATATTGAATTCCGTAAGGCACATGCCATCGATTGTACCATCGATGAAGCTTTCGATACCGAAAACCTGCATCCATTCAAAGGAAACGTCGATATCAATAAACTGAAAAAAGTTTTTGAAATGCATCCGCACGACAAAATTCCCTTTATTATTGTTACTGTTACCAACAACACCGCTGGCGGACAGCCAGTGAGTCTTGAAAACCTGCGTGCCGTCAAGGAATTTGCAAAGAGTGTAAACAAGCCGGTGTTGTTCGACAGTGCACGGTATGCCGAAAATGCTTACTTCATCAAAGTGCGCGAAAACGCTTGTGCCAGCATGAGCATTCGCGAAATTGTACGCGAAATGTACAAGTGCGCTGACATGATGACCATGAGCTCGAAGAAAGATGCCATTGTGAATATCGGTGGCTTCATTGCCATGAACAGCGAAGAACTCTGGCAGAAAGTCAGCGTGTTCAACATCATGTTCGAAGGTTATGTGACTTATGGCGGAATGGCCGGCCGTGACATGGAAGCACTGGCTGTTGGTCTGGCAGAAGGTACCGATTTCGAATATCTGAAAAGCCGCATTTCGCAGGTTGAGTACCTGGGAAATCAGTTGATTGAGTACGGAATCCCAATCCAGAAGCCTATTGGAGGACATGCCGTGTTTATCGATGCCCTGAAGTTTTTACCTGCACTTCCGCGAGAACAATACGTAGCGCAAACATTGGCAATTGAGCTGTATCTCGAGGCTGGTGTACGTGGTGTTGAAATTGGAACACTGCTGGCCGACCGCGACCCGGAAACCCGCCTGGATCGTTTCCCCGCGCTGGAACTCGTTCGTCTTGCCCTCCCACGAAGAACATATACCAACAATCATATGGATGTGGTGGCAGCAGCACTCAAAAATCTTTGGGATCGCCGCAACGGCATAACCAAAGGATTGAAAATCGATTATGAAGCACCTATCATGCGTCATTTTACAGTTAAGATGAGCAGGGTGTAA
- a CDS encoding antitermination protein NusB, translating into MKEYRFTTKIIKNPTVDSGYIEFPYDAEKEFGRKGQIKVKAYFDGFEYRGSLVRMGHPCHIIGLNKKVRDAIGKGPGDTVDVVIMEDTAERVVDVPADFSAALNKNKTAKEIFEKMSFTHRREYVEWIASSKKTETRKNRIGKSIEMLIKKLKQ; encoded by the coding sequence ATGAAAGAATACCGCTTCACCACAAAAATCATAAAAAACCCAACCGTAGATTCGGGCTATATCGAATTCCCGTACGATGCTGAAAAAGAGTTTGGGCGCAAAGGACAAATAAAAGTGAAAGCGTATTTCGATGGATTTGAATATCGCGGATCGTTGGTCCGCATGGGCCATCCGTGTCATATCATCGGATTGAATAAAAAAGTGCGCGACGCCATTGGGAAAGGTCCCGGCGATACCGTGGATGTTGTCATTATGGAAGATACTGCAGAACGCGTAGTTGATGTCCCTGCCGATTTTTCAGCAGCACTGAATAAAAATAAAACAGCTAAAGAAATTTTCGAAAAAATGTCGTTCACCCATCGCCGCGAATATGTGGAATGGATTGCTTCTTCGAAAAAAACAGAAACGCGCAAAAACCGCATTGGGAAGTCGATTGAGATGCTCATTAAGAAACTGAAACAATAG